The following are from one region of the Brienomyrus brachyistius isolate T26 chromosome 4, BBRACH_0.4, whole genome shotgun sequence genome:
- the dtna gene encoding dystrobrevin alpha isoform X6, whose amino-acid sequence MVHTQGYVRIGDKHINLLMSQYRMIEERGHSRETMAERRQLFADMRAQDLDRIRLSTYRTACKLRFVQKKCSLHLVDIWNVIEAFRENGLNNMDLNTQFTVARLEAILSTIFYQLNKRLPTTHQINVEQSISLLLNFLLAAYDPEGHGKISVFVVKMALATICGGKMMDKLRYIFSQISDSSGIMVYAKFDQFLKEVLKLPTAVFEGPSFGYTEQAARSCFAQQKTVSLNTFLDTLMSDPPPQCLVWLPLMHRLANVENVFHPVECSYCHSESMMGFRYRCQQCHNYQLCQDCFWRGHASGSHSNQHQMKEYTSWKSPAKKLTNALSKSLSCASSGEPLHPMFPDQPEKPLNLAHVVPPRPVNSMNDSMFSHSVPNSGSPFTNKSEPSKTVEVGQIPDLTKAAPTLLKGKGLYYSVDVADRLADEHVLIGLCVNLLQTYPGRVLEVSGRLDEEHRLIARYAARLAADTTAAPQAQQQRAASDINFSMDVNKQQRQLIAELENKNREILQEIQRLRLEHEQASQPPPDKAQQNPTLLAELRLLRQRKDELEQRMSALQESRRELMLQLEGLMKLLKEEELKHPTQGASSPRSSPSHTISRPIPMPVRSASTSACTTPTHTPQDSLSGVGGDVQEAFAQGARRNLRNDLLVAADSITNTMSSLVKELNSEAGSETESNVDSDFGRAQFDDLVPSPTSEKAFLAQIHARKPGYHQGIGAPGALPTDITDNSDSFVRADDEAYENDSVRQLEKELKMEEFLKQNQQDKAYMVSLQE is encoded by the exons AATGATTGAAGAGCGtggacacagcagggaaaccatGGCAGAGAGAAGACAGCTGTTTGCCGATATGA GGGCTCAAGACTTGGATCGCATTCGATTATCGACTTACAGAACCGCATGCAAGCTAAGATTTGTGCAGAAGAAATGCAGTT TGCATCTAGTAGACATCTGGAATGTCATAGAGGCCTTCAGAGAGAATGGTCTCAACAACATGGACCTCAACACTCAGTTCACTGTGGCTCGGCTGGAAGCAATACTGTCCACCATCTTCTATCAGCTGAACAAACGCCTGCCAACCACCCATCAAATCAATGTAGAGCAGTCCATCAGCCTGCTCCTCAACTTCCTGCTGGCCGCTTACGATCC GGAAGGCCATGGGAAAATCTCTGTCTTTGTCGTCAAGATGGCCTTGGCAACAATTTGTGGAGGAAAGATGATGGACAAATTAAGAT ATATTTTTTCACAGATATCTGACTCTAGTGGTATAATGGTTTACGCCAAGTTTGACCAGTTCCTGAAAGAAGTCCTCAAACTGCCCACCGCCGTGTTTGAAGGCCCCTCGTTCGGCTACACTGAGCAGGCTGCAAGATCCTGCTTTGCACAACAG AAAACGGTCTCTCTGAACACCTTCCTGGACACGCTGATGTcggacccccctccccagtgccTGGTGTGGCTGCCGCTGATGCACCGTCTAGCTAATGTGGAGAACG TATTTCACCCAGTCGAATGCTCCTACTGCCACAGCGAGAGTATGATGGGATTCCGCTACCGCTGCCAGCAGTGTCATAATTACCAGCTTTGTCAGGACTGCTTCTGGAGGGGACATGCCAGTGGTTCCCATAGCAACCAGCACCAGATGAAGGAGTACACATCATGG AAATCTCCCGCAAAGAAGTTAACAAACGCTCTGAGCAAGTCGCTCAGCTGTGCTTCCAGTGGTGAACCTCTGCACCCCATGTTCCCTGACCAGCCTGAGAAGCCACTCAACTTAGCCCACGTCGT GCCTCCTCGACCAGTTAACAGCATGAACGACTCCATGTTTTCCCACTCTGTGCCCAACTCAGGAAGCCCCTTCACAAACAAAAG TGAACCTAGCAAGACAGTGGAAGTTGGGCAGATCCCAGATTTGACTAAAGCTGCTCCGACTCTGTTGAAAGGGAAAGG GTTGTACTACAGTGTGGACGTTGCGGACAGGCTCGCTGATGAACATGTTCTCATCGGCCTCTGTGTCAATCTGCTGCAGACCTACCCTGGGCG CGTGCTGGAGGTTAGCGGTCGGCTGGACGAGGAGCACCGGCTCATCGCTCGCTATGCCGCCCGGCTGGCTGCCGACACCACAGCTGCG CCACAAGCTCAGCAGCAAAGAGCAGCATCAGACATCAATTTCTCCATGGACGTTAATAAGCAGCAGCGGCAGCTTATAGCTGAGCTGGAGAACAAAAACAG AGAGATCCTGCAGGAGATCCAGCGGCTGCGGCTGGAGCATGAGCAGGCGTCCCAGCCGCCTCCTGACAAAGCCCAACAGAATCCCACGCTGCTGGCTGAGCTGCGACTGCTCAG ACAGCGGAAGGACGAGTTGGAACAGAGGATGTCGGCCCTGCAGGAAAGCCGGAGGGAGCTGATGTTGCAGCTGGAAGGACTGATGAAGCTGCTTAAG GAGGAAGAACTGAAGCATCCT ACTCAGGGTGCCAGCTCACCCCGCTCCTCCCCCAGTCACACCATCAGCAGACCCATCCCCATGCCAGTGCGGTCTGCCTCCACCTCCGCCTGCACCACGCCTACCCACACTCCTCAGGACTCGCTCAGCGGTGTGGGAGGGGACGTACAGGAGGCCTTTGCTCAGG GCGCCAGGAGGAATTTGAGGAATGATTTACTGGTGGCAGCTGATTCGATCACGAACACAATGTCATCGCTGGTCAAGGAGCTCAACTCAG AAGCTGGCAGTGAAACAGAAAGCAATGTGGACTCCGACTTTGGCCGTGCTCAGTTTGATGACTTGGTGCCCTCGCCTACGTCTGAGAAGGCCTTCCTGGCTCAGATCCACGCCAGGAAGCCTGGCTACCACCAGGGCATCGGTGCTCCAGGGGCTCTCCCCACTGACAT TACGGACAATTCAGACTCCTTCGTGCGGGCGGATGATGAGGCCTACGAGAACGACTCAGTGCGGCAGCTTGAGAAAGAGCTGAAAATGGAGGAGTTCCTCAAGCAGAACCAGCAGGACAAGGCTTACATG GTGTCATTGCAGGAATGA
- the dtna gene encoding dystrobrevin alpha isoform X9, whose amino-acid sequence MVHTQGYVRIGDKHINLLMSQYRMIEERGHSRETMAERRQLFADMRAQDLDRIRLSTYRTACKLRFVQKKCSLHLVDIWNVIEAFRENGLNNMDLNTQFTVARLEAILSTIFYQLNKRLPTTHQINVEQSISLLLNFLLAAYDPEGHGKISVFVVKMALATICGGKMMDKLRYIFSQISDSSGIMVYAKFDQFLKEVLKLPTAVFEGPSFGYTEQAARSCFAQQKTVSLNTFLDTLMSDPPPQCLVWLPLMHRLANVENVFHPVECSYCHSESMMGFRYRCQQCHNYQLCQDCFWRGHASGSHSNQHQMKEYTSWKSPAKKLTNALSKSLSCASSGEPLHPMFPDQPEKPLNLAHVVPPRPVNSMNDSMFSHSVPNSGSPFTNKSEPSKTVEVGQIPDLTKAAPTLLKGKGVLEVSGRLDEEHRLIARYAARLAADTTAAPQAQQQRAASDINFSMDVNKQQRQLIAELENKNREILQEIQRLRLEHEQASQPPPDKAQQNPTLLAELRLLRQRKDELEQRMSALQESRRELMLQLEGLMKLLKEEELKHPTQGASSPRSSPSHTISRPIPMPVRSASTSACTTPTHTPQDSLSGVGGDVQEAFAQGARRNLRNDLLVAADSITNTMSSLVKELNSEAGSETESNVDSDFGRAQFDDLVPSPTSEKAFLAQIHARKPGYHQGIGAPGALPTDITDNSDSFVRADDEAYENDSVRQLEKELKMEEFLKQNQQDKAYMVSLQE is encoded by the exons AATGATTGAAGAGCGtggacacagcagggaaaccatGGCAGAGAGAAGACAGCTGTTTGCCGATATGA GGGCTCAAGACTTGGATCGCATTCGATTATCGACTTACAGAACCGCATGCAAGCTAAGATTTGTGCAGAAGAAATGCAGTT TGCATCTAGTAGACATCTGGAATGTCATAGAGGCCTTCAGAGAGAATGGTCTCAACAACATGGACCTCAACACTCAGTTCACTGTGGCTCGGCTGGAAGCAATACTGTCCACCATCTTCTATCAGCTGAACAAACGCCTGCCAACCACCCATCAAATCAATGTAGAGCAGTCCATCAGCCTGCTCCTCAACTTCCTGCTGGCCGCTTACGATCC GGAAGGCCATGGGAAAATCTCTGTCTTTGTCGTCAAGATGGCCTTGGCAACAATTTGTGGAGGAAAGATGATGGACAAATTAAGAT ATATTTTTTCACAGATATCTGACTCTAGTGGTATAATGGTTTACGCCAAGTTTGACCAGTTCCTGAAAGAAGTCCTCAAACTGCCCACCGCCGTGTTTGAAGGCCCCTCGTTCGGCTACACTGAGCAGGCTGCAAGATCCTGCTTTGCACAACAG AAAACGGTCTCTCTGAACACCTTCCTGGACACGCTGATGTcggacccccctccccagtgccTGGTGTGGCTGCCGCTGATGCACCGTCTAGCTAATGTGGAGAACG TATTTCACCCAGTCGAATGCTCCTACTGCCACAGCGAGAGTATGATGGGATTCCGCTACCGCTGCCAGCAGTGTCATAATTACCAGCTTTGTCAGGACTGCTTCTGGAGGGGACATGCCAGTGGTTCCCATAGCAACCAGCACCAGATGAAGGAGTACACATCATGG AAATCTCCCGCAAAGAAGTTAACAAACGCTCTGAGCAAGTCGCTCAGCTGTGCTTCCAGTGGTGAACCTCTGCACCCCATGTTCCCTGACCAGCCTGAGAAGCCACTCAACTTAGCCCACGTCGT GCCTCCTCGACCAGTTAACAGCATGAACGACTCCATGTTTTCCCACTCTGTGCCCAACTCAGGAAGCCCCTTCACAAACAAAAG TGAACCTAGCAAGACAGTGGAAGTTGGGCAGATCCCAGATTTGACTAAAGCTGCTCCGACTCTGTTGAAAGGGAAAGG CGTGCTGGAGGTTAGCGGTCGGCTGGACGAGGAGCACCGGCTCATCGCTCGCTATGCCGCCCGGCTGGCTGCCGACACCACAGCTGCG CCACAAGCTCAGCAGCAAAGAGCAGCATCAGACATCAATTTCTCCATGGACGTTAATAAGCAGCAGCGGCAGCTTATAGCTGAGCTGGAGAACAAAAACAG AGAGATCCTGCAGGAGATCCAGCGGCTGCGGCTGGAGCATGAGCAGGCGTCCCAGCCGCCTCCTGACAAAGCCCAACAGAATCCCACGCTGCTGGCTGAGCTGCGACTGCTCAG ACAGCGGAAGGACGAGTTGGAACAGAGGATGTCGGCCCTGCAGGAAAGCCGGAGGGAGCTGATGTTGCAGCTGGAAGGACTGATGAAGCTGCTTAAG GAGGAAGAACTGAAGCATCCT ACTCAGGGTGCCAGCTCACCCCGCTCCTCCCCCAGTCACACCATCAGCAGACCCATCCCCATGCCAGTGCGGTCTGCCTCCACCTCCGCCTGCACCACGCCTACCCACACTCCTCAGGACTCGCTCAGCGGTGTGGGAGGGGACGTACAGGAGGCCTTTGCTCAGG GCGCCAGGAGGAATTTGAGGAATGATTTACTGGTGGCAGCTGATTCGATCACGAACACAATGTCATCGCTGGTCAAGGAGCTCAACTCAG AAGCTGGCAGTGAAACAGAAAGCAATGTGGACTCCGACTTTGGCCGTGCTCAGTTTGATGACTTGGTGCCCTCGCCTACGTCTGAGAAGGCCTTCCTGGCTCAGATCCACGCCAGGAAGCCTGGCTACCACCAGGGCATCGGTGCTCCAGGGGCTCTCCCCACTGACAT TACGGACAATTCAGACTCCTTCGTGCGGGCGGATGATGAGGCCTACGAGAACGACTCAGTGCGGCAGCTTGAGAAAGAGCTGAAAATGGAGGAGTTCCTCAAGCAGAACCAGCAGGACAAGGCTTACATG GTGTCATTGCAGGAATGA
- the dtna gene encoding dystrobrevin alpha isoform X12, protein MVHTQGYVRIGDKHINLLMSQYRMIEERGHSRETMAERRQLFADMRAQDLDRIRLSTYRTACKLRFVQKKCSLHLVDIWNVIEAFRENGLNNMDLNTQFTVARLEAILSTIFYQLNKRLPTTHQINVEQSISLLLNFLLAAYDPEGHGKISVFVVKMALATICGGKMMDKLRYIFSQISDSSGIMVYAKFDQFLKEVLKLPTAVFEGPSFGYTEQAARSCFAQQKTVSLNTFLDTLMSDPPPQCLVWLPLMHRLANVENVFHPVECSYCHSESMMGFRYRCQQCHNYQLCQDCFWRGHASGSHSNQHQMKEYTSWKSPAKKLTNALSKSLSCASSGEPLHPMFPDQPEKPLNLAHVVDTWPPRPVNSMNDSMFSHSVPNSGSPFTNKSVLEVSGRLDEEHRLIARYAARLAADTTAAPQAQQQRAASDINFSMDVNKQQRQLIAELENKNREILQEIQRLRLEHEQASQPPPDKAQQNPTLLAELRLLRQRKDELEQRMSALQESRRELMLQLEGLMKLLKTQGASSPRSSPSHTISRPIPMPVRSASTSACTTPTHTPQDSLSGVGGDVQEAFAQGARRNLRNDLLVAADSITNTMSSLVKELNSEAGSETESNVDSDFGRAQFDDLVPSPTSEKAFLAQIHARKPGYHQGIGAPGALPTDITDNSDSFVRADDEAYENDSVRQLEKELKMEEFLKQNQQDKAYMVSLQE, encoded by the exons AATGATTGAAGAGCGtggacacagcagggaaaccatGGCAGAGAGAAGACAGCTGTTTGCCGATATGA GGGCTCAAGACTTGGATCGCATTCGATTATCGACTTACAGAACCGCATGCAAGCTAAGATTTGTGCAGAAGAAATGCAGTT TGCATCTAGTAGACATCTGGAATGTCATAGAGGCCTTCAGAGAGAATGGTCTCAACAACATGGACCTCAACACTCAGTTCACTGTGGCTCGGCTGGAAGCAATACTGTCCACCATCTTCTATCAGCTGAACAAACGCCTGCCAACCACCCATCAAATCAATGTAGAGCAGTCCATCAGCCTGCTCCTCAACTTCCTGCTGGCCGCTTACGATCC GGAAGGCCATGGGAAAATCTCTGTCTTTGTCGTCAAGATGGCCTTGGCAACAATTTGTGGAGGAAAGATGATGGACAAATTAAGAT ATATTTTTTCACAGATATCTGACTCTAGTGGTATAATGGTTTACGCCAAGTTTGACCAGTTCCTGAAAGAAGTCCTCAAACTGCCCACCGCCGTGTTTGAAGGCCCCTCGTTCGGCTACACTGAGCAGGCTGCAAGATCCTGCTTTGCACAACAG AAAACGGTCTCTCTGAACACCTTCCTGGACACGCTGATGTcggacccccctccccagtgccTGGTGTGGCTGCCGCTGATGCACCGTCTAGCTAATGTGGAGAACG TATTTCACCCAGTCGAATGCTCCTACTGCCACAGCGAGAGTATGATGGGATTCCGCTACCGCTGCCAGCAGTGTCATAATTACCAGCTTTGTCAGGACTGCTTCTGGAGGGGACATGCCAGTGGTTCCCATAGCAACCAGCACCAGATGAAGGAGTACACATCATGG AAATCTCCCGCAAAGAAGTTAACAAACGCTCTGAGCAAGTCGCTCAGCTGTGCTTCCAGTGGTGAACCTCTGCACCCCATGTTCCCTGACCAGCCTGAGAAGCCACTCAACTTAGCCCACGTCGT TGATACTTG GCCTCCTCGACCAGTTAACAGCATGAACGACTCCATGTTTTCCCACTCTGTGCCCAACTCAGGAAGCCCCTTCACAAACAAAAG CGTGCTGGAGGTTAGCGGTCGGCTGGACGAGGAGCACCGGCTCATCGCTCGCTATGCCGCCCGGCTGGCTGCCGACACCACAGCTGCG CCACAAGCTCAGCAGCAAAGAGCAGCATCAGACATCAATTTCTCCATGGACGTTAATAAGCAGCAGCGGCAGCTTATAGCTGAGCTGGAGAACAAAAACAG AGAGATCCTGCAGGAGATCCAGCGGCTGCGGCTGGAGCATGAGCAGGCGTCCCAGCCGCCTCCTGACAAAGCCCAACAGAATCCCACGCTGCTGGCTGAGCTGCGACTGCTCAG ACAGCGGAAGGACGAGTTGGAACAGAGGATGTCGGCCCTGCAGGAAAGCCGGAGGGAGCTGATGTTGCAGCTGGAAGGACTGATGAAGCTGCTTAAG ACTCAGGGTGCCAGCTCACCCCGCTCCTCCCCCAGTCACACCATCAGCAGACCCATCCCCATGCCAGTGCGGTCTGCCTCCACCTCCGCCTGCACCACGCCTACCCACACTCCTCAGGACTCGCTCAGCGGTGTGGGAGGGGACGTACAGGAGGCCTTTGCTCAGG GCGCCAGGAGGAATTTGAGGAATGATTTACTGGTGGCAGCTGATTCGATCACGAACACAATGTCATCGCTGGTCAAGGAGCTCAACTCAG AAGCTGGCAGTGAAACAGAAAGCAATGTGGACTCCGACTTTGGCCGTGCTCAGTTTGATGACTTGGTGCCCTCGCCTACGTCTGAGAAGGCCTTCCTGGCTCAGATCCACGCCAGGAAGCCTGGCTACCACCAGGGCATCGGTGCTCCAGGGGCTCTCCCCACTGACAT TACGGACAATTCAGACTCCTTCGTGCGGGCGGATGATGAGGCCTACGAGAACGACTCAGTGCGGCAGCTTGAGAAAGAGCTGAAAATGGAGGAGTTCCTCAAGCAGAACCAGCAGGACAAGGCTTACATG GTGTCATTGCAGGAATGA
- the dtna gene encoding dystrobrevin alpha isoform X15, which produces MVHTQGYVRIGDKHINLLMSQYRMIEERGHSRETMAERRQLFADMRAQDLDRIRLSTYRTACKLRFVQKKCSLHLVDIWNVIEAFRENGLNNMDLNTQFTVARLEAILSTIFYQLNKRLPTTHQINVEQSISLLLNFLLAAYDPEGHGKISVFVVKMALATICGGKMMDKLRYIFSQISDSSGIMVYAKFDQFLKEVLKLPTAVFEGPSFGYTEQAARSCFAQQKTVSLNTFLDTLMSDPPPQCLVWLPLMHRLANVENVFHPVECSYCHSESMMGFRYRCQQCHNYQLCQDCFWRGHASGSHSNQHQMKEYTSWKSPAKKLTNALSKSLSCASSGEPLHPMFPDQPEKPLNLAHVVPPRPVNSMNDSMFSHSVPNSGSPFTNKSEPSKTVEVGQIPDLTKAAPTLLKGKGVLEVSGRLDEEHRLIARYAARLAADTTAAPQAQQQRAASDINFSMDVNKQQRQLIAELENKNREILQEIQRLRLEHEQASQPPPDKAQQNPTLLAELRLLRQRKDELEQRMSALQESRRELMLQLEGLMKLLKTQGASSPRSSPSHTISRPIPMPVRSASTSACTTPTHTPQDSLSGVGGDVQEAFAQGARRNLRNDLLVAADSITNTMSSLVKELNSEAGSETESNVDSDFGRAQFDDLVPSPTSEKAFLAQIHARKPGYHQGIGAPGALPTDITDNSDSFVRADDEAYENDSVRQLEKELKMEEFLKQNQQDKAYMVSLQE; this is translated from the exons AATGATTGAAGAGCGtggacacagcagggaaaccatGGCAGAGAGAAGACAGCTGTTTGCCGATATGA GGGCTCAAGACTTGGATCGCATTCGATTATCGACTTACAGAACCGCATGCAAGCTAAGATTTGTGCAGAAGAAATGCAGTT TGCATCTAGTAGACATCTGGAATGTCATAGAGGCCTTCAGAGAGAATGGTCTCAACAACATGGACCTCAACACTCAGTTCACTGTGGCTCGGCTGGAAGCAATACTGTCCACCATCTTCTATCAGCTGAACAAACGCCTGCCAACCACCCATCAAATCAATGTAGAGCAGTCCATCAGCCTGCTCCTCAACTTCCTGCTGGCCGCTTACGATCC GGAAGGCCATGGGAAAATCTCTGTCTTTGTCGTCAAGATGGCCTTGGCAACAATTTGTGGAGGAAAGATGATGGACAAATTAAGAT ATATTTTTTCACAGATATCTGACTCTAGTGGTATAATGGTTTACGCCAAGTTTGACCAGTTCCTGAAAGAAGTCCTCAAACTGCCCACCGCCGTGTTTGAAGGCCCCTCGTTCGGCTACACTGAGCAGGCTGCAAGATCCTGCTTTGCACAACAG AAAACGGTCTCTCTGAACACCTTCCTGGACACGCTGATGTcggacccccctccccagtgccTGGTGTGGCTGCCGCTGATGCACCGTCTAGCTAATGTGGAGAACG TATTTCACCCAGTCGAATGCTCCTACTGCCACAGCGAGAGTATGATGGGATTCCGCTACCGCTGCCAGCAGTGTCATAATTACCAGCTTTGTCAGGACTGCTTCTGGAGGGGACATGCCAGTGGTTCCCATAGCAACCAGCACCAGATGAAGGAGTACACATCATGG AAATCTCCCGCAAAGAAGTTAACAAACGCTCTGAGCAAGTCGCTCAGCTGTGCTTCCAGTGGTGAACCTCTGCACCCCATGTTCCCTGACCAGCCTGAGAAGCCACTCAACTTAGCCCACGTCGT GCCTCCTCGACCAGTTAACAGCATGAACGACTCCATGTTTTCCCACTCTGTGCCCAACTCAGGAAGCCCCTTCACAAACAAAAG TGAACCTAGCAAGACAGTGGAAGTTGGGCAGATCCCAGATTTGACTAAAGCTGCTCCGACTCTGTTGAAAGGGAAAGG CGTGCTGGAGGTTAGCGGTCGGCTGGACGAGGAGCACCGGCTCATCGCTCGCTATGCCGCCCGGCTGGCTGCCGACACCACAGCTGCG CCACAAGCTCAGCAGCAAAGAGCAGCATCAGACATCAATTTCTCCATGGACGTTAATAAGCAGCAGCGGCAGCTTATAGCTGAGCTGGAGAACAAAAACAG AGAGATCCTGCAGGAGATCCAGCGGCTGCGGCTGGAGCATGAGCAGGCGTCCCAGCCGCCTCCTGACAAAGCCCAACAGAATCCCACGCTGCTGGCTGAGCTGCGACTGCTCAG ACAGCGGAAGGACGAGTTGGAACAGAGGATGTCGGCCCTGCAGGAAAGCCGGAGGGAGCTGATGTTGCAGCTGGAAGGACTGATGAAGCTGCTTAAG ACTCAGGGTGCCAGCTCACCCCGCTCCTCCCCCAGTCACACCATCAGCAGACCCATCCCCATGCCAGTGCGGTCTGCCTCCACCTCCGCCTGCACCACGCCTACCCACACTCCTCAGGACTCGCTCAGCGGTGTGGGAGGGGACGTACAGGAGGCCTTTGCTCAGG GCGCCAGGAGGAATTTGAGGAATGATTTACTGGTGGCAGCTGATTCGATCACGAACACAATGTCATCGCTGGTCAAGGAGCTCAACTCAG AAGCTGGCAGTGAAACAGAAAGCAATGTGGACTCCGACTTTGGCCGTGCTCAGTTTGATGACTTGGTGCCCTCGCCTACGTCTGAGAAGGCCTTCCTGGCTCAGATCCACGCCAGGAAGCCTGGCTACCACCAGGGCATCGGTGCTCCAGGGGCTCTCCCCACTGACAT TACGGACAATTCAGACTCCTTCGTGCGGGCGGATGATGAGGCCTACGAGAACGACTCAGTGCGGCAGCTTGAGAAAGAGCTGAAAATGGAGGAGTTCCTCAAGCAGAACCAGCAGGACAAGGCTTACATG GTGTCATTGCAGGAATGA
- the dtna gene encoding dystrobrevin alpha isoform X13 — MVHTQGYVRIGDKHINLLMSQYRMIEERGHSRETMAERRQLFADMRAQDLDRIRLSTYRTACKLRFVQKKCSLHLVDIWNVIEAFRENGLNNMDLNTQFTVARLEAILSTIFYQLNKRLPTTHQINVEQSISLLLNFLLAAYDPEGHGKISVFVVKMALATICGGKMMDKLRYIFSQISDSSGIMVYAKFDQFLKEVLKLPTAVFEGPSFGYTEQAARSCFAQQKTVSLNTFLDTLMSDPPPQCLVWLPLMHRLANVENVFHPVECSYCHSESMMGFRYRCQQCHNYQLCQDCFWRGHASGSHSNQHQMKEYTSWKSPAKKLTNALSKSLSCASSGEPLHPMFPDQPEKPLNLAHVVPPRPVNSMNDSMFSHSVPNSGSPFTNKSVLEVSGRLDEEHRLIARYAARLAADTTAAPQAQQQRAASDINFSMDVNKQQRQLIAELENKNREILQEIQRLRLEHEQASQPPPDKAQQNPTLLAELRLLRQRKDELEQRMSALQESRRELMLQLEGLMKLLKTQGASSPRSSPSHTISRPIPMPVRSASTSACTTPTHTPQDSLSGVGGDVQEAFAQGARRNLRNDLLVAADSITNTMSSLVKELNSEAGSETESNVDSDFGRAQFDDLVPSPTSEKAFLAQIHARKPGYHQGIGAPGALPTDITDNSDSFVRADDEAYENDSVRQLEKELKMEEFLKQNQQDKAYMVSLQE, encoded by the exons AATGATTGAAGAGCGtggacacagcagggaaaccatGGCAGAGAGAAGACAGCTGTTTGCCGATATGA GGGCTCAAGACTTGGATCGCATTCGATTATCGACTTACAGAACCGCATGCAAGCTAAGATTTGTGCAGAAGAAATGCAGTT TGCATCTAGTAGACATCTGGAATGTCATAGAGGCCTTCAGAGAGAATGGTCTCAACAACATGGACCTCAACACTCAGTTCACTGTGGCTCGGCTGGAAGCAATACTGTCCACCATCTTCTATCAGCTGAACAAACGCCTGCCAACCACCCATCAAATCAATGTAGAGCAGTCCATCAGCCTGCTCCTCAACTTCCTGCTGGCCGCTTACGATCC GGAAGGCCATGGGAAAATCTCTGTCTTTGTCGTCAAGATGGCCTTGGCAACAATTTGTGGAGGAAAGATGATGGACAAATTAAGAT ATATTTTTTCACAGATATCTGACTCTAGTGGTATAATGGTTTACGCCAAGTTTGACCAGTTCCTGAAAGAAGTCCTCAAACTGCCCACCGCCGTGTTTGAAGGCCCCTCGTTCGGCTACACTGAGCAGGCTGCAAGATCCTGCTTTGCACAACAG AAAACGGTCTCTCTGAACACCTTCCTGGACACGCTGATGTcggacccccctccccagtgccTGGTGTGGCTGCCGCTGATGCACCGTCTAGCTAATGTGGAGAACG TATTTCACCCAGTCGAATGCTCCTACTGCCACAGCGAGAGTATGATGGGATTCCGCTACCGCTGCCAGCAGTGTCATAATTACCAGCTTTGTCAGGACTGCTTCTGGAGGGGACATGCCAGTGGTTCCCATAGCAACCAGCACCAGATGAAGGAGTACACATCATGG AAATCTCCCGCAAAGAAGTTAACAAACGCTCTGAGCAAGTCGCTCAGCTGTGCTTCCAGTGGTGAACCTCTGCACCCCATGTTCCCTGACCAGCCTGAGAAGCCACTCAACTTAGCCCACGTCGT GCCTCCTCGACCAGTTAACAGCATGAACGACTCCATGTTTTCCCACTCTGTGCCCAACTCAGGAAGCCCCTTCACAAACAAAAG CGTGCTGGAGGTTAGCGGTCGGCTGGACGAGGAGCACCGGCTCATCGCTCGCTATGCCGCCCGGCTGGCTGCCGACACCACAGCTGCG CCACAAGCTCAGCAGCAAAGAGCAGCATCAGACATCAATTTCTCCATGGACGTTAATAAGCAGCAGCGGCAGCTTATAGCTGAGCTGGAGAACAAAAACAG AGAGATCCTGCAGGAGATCCAGCGGCTGCGGCTGGAGCATGAGCAGGCGTCCCAGCCGCCTCCTGACAAAGCCCAACAGAATCCCACGCTGCTGGCTGAGCTGCGACTGCTCAG ACAGCGGAAGGACGAGTTGGAACAGAGGATGTCGGCCCTGCAGGAAAGCCGGAGGGAGCTGATGTTGCAGCTGGAAGGACTGATGAAGCTGCTTAAG ACTCAGGGTGCCAGCTCACCCCGCTCCTCCCCCAGTCACACCATCAGCAGACCCATCCCCATGCCAGTGCGGTCTGCCTCCACCTCCGCCTGCACCACGCCTACCCACACTCCTCAGGACTCGCTCAGCGGTGTGGGAGGGGACGTACAGGAGGCCTTTGCTCAGG GCGCCAGGAGGAATTTGAGGAATGATTTACTGGTGGCAGCTGATTCGATCACGAACACAATGTCATCGCTGGTCAAGGAGCTCAACTCAG AAGCTGGCAGTGAAACAGAAAGCAATGTGGACTCCGACTTTGGCCGTGCTCAGTTTGATGACTTGGTGCCCTCGCCTACGTCTGAGAAGGCCTTCCTGGCTCAGATCCACGCCAGGAAGCCTGGCTACCACCAGGGCATCGGTGCTCCAGGGGCTCTCCCCACTGACAT TACGGACAATTCAGACTCCTTCGTGCGGGCGGATGATGAGGCCTACGAGAACGACTCAGTGCGGCAGCTTGAGAAAGAGCTGAAAATGGAGGAGTTCCTCAAGCAGAACCAGCAGGACAAGGCTTACATG GTGTCATTGCAGGAATGA